DNA sequence from the Candidatus Polarisedimenticolia bacterium genome:
GGCTGCCGGAGAGCGCGGCGAGAAGCAGGGCGATCATGTGGCGACCGCTTCCGGCCGCCACGCACGTCAGGACGATCGCGGTCACCAGCCCGACGCCGGCGGCCAGGCCGTCCATGATGTCGATCAGGTTGAAGGCGTTGGTGACCGCGAGGAGCCATAGGAACGACAGGGGAAGCGCCAGCGCCGGAGGCAGGAAGGCGAGCTTGATGGTGACCGAAGCCTTCATCAAGGCGAGCACCGCGACGACTTGTCCGGCCAGCTTCACCGACGGGCTGAGAGCGCCGAGATCGTCGATCAGCCCCAGGATGACCACGATGGCGCCCGAGAGCAGGATTCCCAGCACGTCCCTCTCGAACTCCGCGGTAAGCGCCAGCGACAGGAGGAAGGAGAGGTAGATGGCGATGCCGCCCAAGTAAGGGACGGGCGCCCGATGGTTCTTGAGGCGCCCGTCGGGCCGGTCCACGATTCCGAAGCGGATGGCGGCTTGCCGCAGAACGGGGGTGAGGTAGTGCGAGAACAGGGCCGCCGCCGCGAACGCCAGCGCCATCCGAATCAAGCCGCCCTCCTCGCCGCGCTTCCGGACATCAACTCGCGATAGAGGTCCGCCCATCCTCGGACCATGCCGCGAAGCGGAAACCGCTCCCGCGCCCGCTCGCGGCCCGCCCGTGCGTAGCGTTCCCGCCGGGCGGCGTCCTGGAGAAGCCGCGTGACCGCCGCCGCCAGGGCTCCCGCGTCGCCCGGCGGCACCAGATCTCCGGTGACTCCCTCGTCGACGACTTCCGGCAGTCCTCCGGCGCGGCTCGCCACCACCGCTTTCCCCGCGGCCATCGCTTCCAGCGCCGCCAGCCCGAATCCCTCGAGCCGCGAAGGCTGAACGTAAAGATCGAGGGCTGGAAGAAGATCCGGAACATCGCCTCGCTCCCCGAGGAAACGGAACGCTCCCGGCTCCAGGCGCCGGGCCATGGCCTCGAGTCGCGATCGCCCCGGCCCGTCGCCGATCACCAGGCACACCGCCGCGGGAACGCGGTCGCGGACCTGCGCCATCGCCTCGATCAGCACCGACAATCCCTTGACCGGCTCGTCGAGCCTGCCGACACAGCCCACCGCCATCTGGCCGGGGACCAGGCCGAGATTCGCGCGCACCGGATCGCGGCGCGCGTCGTTCAGGAATCTCTCCGTCTCGACGCCGTTGGGCACGGTCACGATCTTCTCCGGCGGGAGGCCGACCTCCTCGATGGCACACCGCCGCACCGCTTCGGAGCAGACGACGAGGCGATCCGCCA
Encoded proteins:
- a CDS encoding MraY family glycosyltransferase; the protein is MALAFAAAALFSHYLTPVLRQAAIRFGIVDRPDGRLKNHRAPVPYLGGIAIYLSFLLSLALTAEFERDVLGILLSGAIVVILGLIDDLGALSPSVKLAGQVVAVLALMKASVTIKLAFLPPALALPLSFLWLLAVTNAFNLIDIMDGLAAGVGLVTAIVLTCVAAGSGRHMIALLLAALSGSLAGFLRYNFEPARIYMGDAGSLFLGLMLGALAMNNSYTTKNLVASLSPVVILGVPIFDMLFVMVIRWRRGIPIMRGSPDHFALRLRKWRLTTRQTVWTSCFAAALLGAVGIAMMLTPARAAAGILAATLVVALGLGIYLKKIEMTL
- a CDS encoding glycosyltransferase — encoded protein: MSATRPPRLLLLTVGLGVGGAEEILRRSLPGLRDEGFEVTLAALKDGARRGAEPGAEGSGAQPSGGAGRFSPACLARLWSKLRRGRFDVIHSHLYWANLAVRLTAAGAGSAVIVNSHHGTDAWLPASRRFVERATFFLADRLVVCSEAVRRCAIEEVGLPPEKIVTVPNGVETERFLNDARRDPVRANLGLVPGQMAVGCVGRLDEPVKGLSVLIEAMAQVRDRVPAAVCLVIGDGPGRSRLEAMARRLEPGAFRFLGERGDVPDLLPALDLYVQPSRLEGFGLAALEAMAAGKAVVASRAGGLPEVVDEGVTGDLVPPGDAGALAAAVTRLLQDAARRERYARAGRERARERFPLRGMVRGWADLYRELMSGSAARRAA